From a region of the Heptranchias perlo isolate sHepPer1 unplaced genomic scaffold, sHepPer1.hap1 HAP1_SCAFFOLD_59, whole genome shotgun sequence genome:
- the LOC137316355 gene encoding NACHT, LRR and PYD domains-containing protein 12-like isoform X2 encodes MAEGSNRGGDPTSSTRMRMDTGLNTAITEFLTKCDDYQLFQLTKFYRDRLEQKVTELAEKGNRAASSKLLLNLVMEKGSRARRVMWESFVKMHRLPKLDKILKEMQELGPDPFDYMNIGRGLSEIPSHLKDVQQKHKERLRVQTETLRVNTILIKEKVKIFQLVTLYTELTVISTVRDRTLVEHELLARGRDHEEWREKHLRRELEKIRTDQLFESSFSRRKSKSGSSAAVSGVAGIGKTTMVQKIVYDWATGKIYPHFQFVFSFKFRDLNAINCRINLRNLIQDLYPYFRNILGELWKNPEGLLFIFDGLDEFKDSIDFDNNRINTEADYMCTDPEDRCEVSDIVYSLIQHKHG; translated from the exons atggctgaaggttcaaATAGGGGAGGagatccaacatcttcaacaagaatgagaatggacacag gtctgaacactgcaatcactgagttcctgacaaagtgcgacgattaccagctgttccagttgacgaaattctaccgggacagacttgAACAG aaagtcaCTGAGCTCgcggagaagggaaacagggcggcaagttccaaacttctcctaaatctggtgatggagaaaggctcccgggcccgaagggtgatgtgggaatcctttgtgaaaatgcacagATTACCAAAGTTGGataaaatactgaaagagatgcaggaacttg gtcctgatccatttgattatatgaacatcggacgaggtttatctgaaatacccagtcacctgaaag atgttcaacagaaacacaaggaaagactccgggtccaaactgaaacactgagagtgaacacgatcctaataaaggagaaggttaagattttccagctggtcactctatacactgagctaacggtcatttctactgttcgagatcggacacttgtagaacatgaactgctggcaagaggccgagaccatgaagagtggagagagaaacatctccggagagaactggaaaaaatccgaactgaccAATTGTTCGAGAGCAGTTTTTCCcggagaaaatccaaatctgggagttcagcagcagtgagtggagtcgcggggattggaaaaacaacaatggtacaaaagattgtttatgactgggccactgggaaaatatacccacactttcaatttgttttcagttttaaattccgggatttgaacgcaattaactgtagaataaacctgaggaatctgatacaagatctgtatccttactttaggaatattctgggagagctctggaagaacccagagggattactgtttatattcgatggtttagatgaattcaaggacagtatcgattttgatAACAATCGGATAAATACAGAGGCTGattacatgtgcacagatcctgaagaccggtgtgaagtgtctgacattgtgtacagtttaatacagcacaagcatggttag
- the LOC137316355 gene encoding NACHT, LRR and PYD domains-containing protein 3-like isoform X1 encodes MAEGSNRGGDPTSSTRMRMDTGLNTAITEFLTKCDDYQLFQLTKFYRDRLEQVIEEGLEGLSLMLTGEDHFSGQEYHKVTELAEKGNRAASSKLLLNLVMEKGSRARRVMWESFVKMHRLPKLDKILKEMQELGPDPFDYMNIGRGLSEIPSHLKDVQQKHKERLRVQTETLRVNTILIKEKVKIFQLVTLYTELTVISTVRDRTLVEHELLARGRDHEEWREKHLRRELEKIRTDQLFESSFSRRKSKSGSSAAVSGVAGIGKTTMVQKIVYDWATGKIYPHFQFVFSFKFRDLNAINCRINLRNLIQDLYPYFRNILGELWKNPEGLLFIFDGLDEFKDSIDFDNNRINTEADYMCTDPEDRCEVSDIVYSLIQHKHG; translated from the exons atggctgaaggttcaaATAGGGGAGGagatccaacatcttcaacaagaatgagaatggacacag gtctgaacactgcaatcactgagttcctgacaaagtgcgacgattaccagctgttccagttgacgaaattctaccgggacagacttgAACAGGTgattgaagaggggttggagggactCAGTCTCATGTTAACAGGCGAGGACCATTTCAGTGGGCAGGAATATCAC aaagtcaCTGAGCTCgcggagaagggaaacagggcggcaagttccaaacttctcctaaatctggtgatggagaaaggctcccgggcccgaagggtgatgtgggaatcctttgtgaaaatgcacagATTACCAAAGTTGGataaaatactgaaagagatgcaggaacttg gtcctgatccatttgattatatgaacatcggacgaggtttatctgaaatacccagtcacctgaaag atgttcaacagaaacacaaggaaagactccgggtccaaactgaaacactgagagtgaacacgatcctaataaaggagaaggttaagattttccagctggtcactctatacactgagctaacggtcatttctactgttcgagatcggacacttgtagaacatgaactgctggcaagaggccgagaccatgaagagtggagagagaaacatctccggagagaactggaaaaaatccgaactgaccAATTGTTCGAGAGCAGTTTTTCCcggagaaaatccaaatctgggagttcagcagcagtgagtggagtcgcggggattggaaaaacaacaatggtacaaaagattgtttatgactgggccactgggaaaatatacccacactttcaatttgttttcagttttaaattccgggatttgaacgcaattaactgtagaataaacctgaggaatctgatacaagatctgtatccttactttaggaatattctgggagagctctggaagaacccagagggattactgtttatattcgatggtttagatgaattcaaggacagtatcgattttgatAACAATCGGATAAATACAGAGGCTGattacatgtgcacagatcctgaagaccggtgtgaagtgtctgacattgtgtacagtttaatacagcacaagcatggttag